One window of Flavobacterium dauae genomic DNA carries:
- a CDS encoding RHS repeat-associated core domain-containing protein, translating into MSLSVILGSYSASKSQTNGRARSFFTDVNNDGLVDFVKDRIVYFNRIDPNSDRPNFTDNSALTPNRIFKEGAPDPNVSAPLPDLTVGNDLMDVVKVWVAPREGDVDISGSISKNFIASHNGIRYSVEKSSRTGSGFPYWDPNKPIVINNPKISIQPWNPSNPVILGPIPFNPYSKSYLIQPTLLVTATQSTTASTHVEEGDRIYFRVNSSQIPEDKVGVDWDPQVEYTSSSGGLAYRSKYSESFLYGDVLQQPMTIAEPGNYRIEWGAMSPGLSEDVTIKVRAYKISATPGTIGNKLGVSGSAIEIYDKVLKANSSLPGVTLPISGSGIDTNNPDTYIYVEVEAGAKFSLEWKDFDTAFIPKLRNTLTNTSKHIVPFYDMREEALTYYPPIKFPFPWPIKIKHDFQLAQCQNFDGACEQRFVYMKARYENGEPLRTANGREAKFRYRINRQGIIDEVRQFEGENFDHSPVIGDPFSQIQVQPNRELFVEYTADDYGVASILNHYQNNNDDLISTTAMGFASGGASSPIAGTSPSTGTSPATGAAPMGFTLPSGLVRANIKTVKPEELGMGTLYKDWGQFAYKGAAPDENFTPIDERYASRLAIMGVSKTPTQAEIDNGKELMELDPKDMDYDEDKGTITAGGNPIPVTPGQMEAIRHFTMLRPDRAIEAWSAHERLYVQEEEMSPYLRYYNENYSPMLPIPAPTGIGQYGAFSIVKENTSESKSKGWSVGYYGINIGTTSSSAVSRQLNDFRDVNGDGYPDILGDKIQLTSYRGGLTSTILNKNLLGTTTSAGEGTTAGVSTAHITALADPSGSFSRIKVGDSKSFYSGSFGGGAQDYQTSTLPESVLVDLNGDGLPDLVKTNNQVEFNNAGTFVASTWTGYSDPSLSKTSSKTTSLSVSAGENFNGKGSSNLDLAIGYSGSQGVTHTEKDFVDFNGDGLPDYISGGQILFNTGTAHSGGGSASLPRRSESTTYAHGFNVNLSILIPISLTPLPFIVKVGGGGGKSWGTNYNEDNVSLRDFDGDGYVDIVESASETEVKVQFSKIGRTNMLKKVTNPTGSTITMDYATNNIITGEGFGPTYKMPFKKWVLSKVTVNDGFRGDGADEQKFAFEYQNGLKDRRERKFLGFGEVKTHQLKENANPVIYRTVVQKYLLDEMPSYEIYLHGDHSDSRKYQYIGNLLKEESTYDGTQRLLNKTEYDYAIYSVGATNPTSEFQTEYPINPFSYTDTSRILPLVKSTTSTVRHYNGTGASPFKDDILVQVFKEYDKYGNLTRYFDPLDGNNVIIGYHQRNTASQYLVNVPSSHNVNNGQRYSTTVMDTPGNITAINRFKNGPTGSDVATTNMEYNTLGQLTKVIQSKPKMSSNNSERMFYEYTYDDSTFKLFVTKVTDAYGFTSSTTYDHFGMPLKQTDLNGTEFEYTYDPLRRVTQFKGPYNDEWTIKNEYKKDTATGLRYAVTKHNITDETVAGATQQVLHTSSFADGLGRIIQTKKQLAPEDDPNCTTPGSGYRFATSGLQVYDAFGRVVKSFLGQEELDCTGNFVNVLQAYTPLTHVKAEQTDIAYDVRDRVLQNHVYGLNATTKYQYGFDDDGLGNSRSYERVTLPEGNLSATYKDEKGRVRTTKQTGSSMQLLTQYRYDMLGQLEKVTDADGKETLYEYDNFGQKTKTTHPDNGITEFTYDLTGKLTASANQNLVTQGKEITYAYNFNQLVNIAYPSFVANGQNYPAYQVNYLYGGVGAPDFTAGRIKQVTDLTGRKTFKYGALGEVLEDTRQLIGATGTMEFTTGYRYDSWGRIMEMTYPDGEHLTYGYNSAGQLKSIYSDTEQQSYLRNVTYTFFEQPAEITYGNDVVTKNEYDITQRVRAMQLDRPDTTTFMRNLYTYDRNQNITNIMNKFSQHNVLQMGGTFTKDYTYDGFNRLSHAEGNWEGYQETHEYTLDMQYNNTHGIVEKNQTHNTVNPVFSGATENAYQAKYNYNNTAHPHAVNSIAYTGIGGTQNATANFTYDANGNMTRYQSSFGSFNDRKMIWDQQNRLLAVVDDNARVSHYIYDHAGERTFKAVGTVATVSIGGQDIYSVLDFDQYTLYPSGYMVVDPGKGEYSKHYYINGKRFASRLESGTSQFGAAAKSAYATTANENTATENAGLDLGAMVGAQNTTYSIETPGNDPDDCQQQLDDIIAQYQNTANYPPGTVTHCITAIQGIINSHSGDPCEALVLVNQYVCTPVDPNDPGNVPDDPNNPVLTPGEMEAADCLTDLNILIAHFAAQIQNGEGSEFFEWYQCIDACIDRNEIRDTQGCWEAFTITGQWPEGCNAFYRDCDCGDQPVISELLKCPALAMIYIDTHLAADLSNACAVLNYVKENFNCVPLPEEPEPDPVTPGDEDDDWKDEGGNEDEPEEDYDEYQRKPIWWYHTDHLGSSTYLTDNFGRPSHYYETLPFGEMMVEHNQSKYYKVPYPTTNTGSYDNKWKFNGKELDDATGMYYYGARYYDPRISIFVSVDPLAEQTMTPYQYVHNNPVNLIDPTGMSAEGPGDGNKERPNWASRTWSTIKSWFRGGSEYQNIPQTKPSYTVLVGPAEEYERELESGDTWYANGVTSTVVNSTTVVNQPNVGDPYYSFIYPSDMGSWGQAGSDGKIWIGCMSCHGDNGAYREAAYNSQEALAGHIAAFVLNSVIFGGNISAAKTSETQLRSTVGAARSGFSKLPKGFKETKEFGYQHGQKVYQYKNKFYSRDIDSHNGGAWKVFENNGGRLNRIGTADEFLNIFRQ; encoded by the coding sequence ATGTCGCTGAGCGTCATTTTGGGAAGCTACAGCGCGTCCAAATCGCAGACCAACGGAAGGGCACGTAGCTTCTTTACCGATGTGAACAACGACGGGCTGGTAGATTTTGTCAAAGACCGCATTGTGTATTTCAACCGGATTGACCCCAACTCGGACCGTCCCAATTTTACCGACAACAGTGCGCTGACACCCAACCGGATCTTTAAGGAAGGTGCTCCCGATCCTAATGTATCCGCACCGCTGCCCGACCTTACGGTGGGCAACGACCTGATGGACGTGGTAAAGGTGTGGGTGGCTCCAAGGGAAGGCGATGTGGACATCAGCGGTTCCATTTCCAAAAACTTCATCGCATCGCATAACGGGATCCGGTATTCCGTGGAGAAAAGCAGCAGAACAGGTTCAGGATTCCCTTATTGGGATCCCAATAAACCTATAGTCATAAATAATCCGAAAATTTCGATTCAACCGTGGAATCCGTCTAACCCTGTCATACTCGGACCGATACCCTTCAATCCCTACAGTAAAAGCTACCTGATACAGCCCACCTTACTGGTAACGGCAACGCAGTCCACTACTGCATCTACGCACGTGGAAGAAGGCGACCGCATCTACTTCAGGGTAAACAGCAGTCAGATTCCCGAAGATAAGGTAGGTGTGGACTGGGATCCACAAGTTGAATACACTTCTTCAAGTGGTGGACTTGCTTACCGTTCGAAATACAGTGAATCCTTCCTCTATGGAGACGTGCTTCAGCAGCCGATGACCATTGCCGAACCGGGAAATTACAGAATTGAATGGGGAGCTATGAGTCCGGGGCTTTCAGAAGACGTAACTATTAAAGTACGTGCATACAAGATTTCAGCAACCCCGGGGACAATAGGTAACAAACTTGGAGTTTCCGGAAGCGCCATAGAGATTTACGACAAAGTATTAAAAGCAAATTCAAGCCTGCCGGGTGTTACACTGCCGATTAGCGGATCGGGTATTGATACCAATAATCCCGACACCTATATTTATGTGGAAGTGGAAGCAGGTGCCAAATTCAGCCTGGAATGGAAAGATTTTGACACGGCATTTATTCCAAAGCTCAGAAATACTTTGACAAACACAAGCAAACACATCGTACCTTTTTACGATATGCGTGAAGAGGCACTTACCTATTATCCGCCAATTAAATTCCCGTTTCCGTGGCCGATAAAGATCAAGCACGATTTTCAGCTGGCACAATGCCAGAACTTTGACGGGGCATGCGAGCAAAGATTCGTGTATATGAAGGCGCGTTATGAAAACGGTGAACCGCTGCGGACCGCAAATGGAAGGGAAGCCAAGTTCCGCTACCGGATCAACCGTCAGGGAATCATTGACGAAGTACGCCAGTTTGAAGGAGAGAACTTTGACCATTCTCCGGTAATTGGTGATCCTTTTTCACAAATACAGGTGCAGCCAAACAGGGAACTGTTTGTAGAATATACTGCGGACGATTACGGTGTGGCATCTATTTTAAACCATTACCAGAACAACAACGACGATTTAATCAGTACCACGGCGATGGGCTTCGCTTCGGGAGGTGCTTCTTCTCCGATAGCGGGAACTTCACCAAGCACAGGAACTTCACCGGCAACCGGTGCCGCCCCGATGGGTTTTACACTCCCTTCGGGATTGGTGCGTGCAAACATCAAGACCGTAAAACCCGAGGAACTGGGAATGGGTACGCTGTACAAAGACTGGGGACAGTTTGCCTATAAAGGAGCCGCACCGGACGAGAACTTTACTCCGATCGACGAACGGTACGCAAGCCGTCTGGCAATTATGGGGGTATCCAAAACCCCTACGCAAGCAGAAATTGATAATGGAAAAGAGTTAATGGAACTGGATCCGAAAGACATGGATTATGATGAAGACAAGGGTACCATTACTGCCGGGGGAAATCCGATTCCCGTAACTCCGGGGCAGATGGAAGCCATACGGCACTTCACCATGCTGCGTCCCGACCGGGCGATTGAGGCATGGAGTGCACACGAGCGATTGTATGTGCAAGAAGAAGAAATGAGCCCGTACCTGCGTTATTACAACGAAAACTACAGTCCCATGCTACCGATTCCGGCACCTACGGGTATCGGGCAATATGGAGCGTTTTCCATCGTGAAGGAAAACACCTCGGAATCCAAATCCAAAGGATGGAGTGTCGGCTACTACGGAATCAATATCGGTACCACCTCCAGCAGTGCGGTGTCACGCCAATTGAACGATTTCAGGGACGTCAACGGAGATGGTTACCCGGATATACTGGGTGACAAGATACAGCTGACCTCTTACCGCGGCGGGCTGACTTCCACGATACTTAATAAAAACCTGTTGGGTACCACTACCAGTGCCGGTGAGGGAACGACTGCCGGCGTGTCTACCGCACATATCACAGCTCTTGCCGATCCAAGCGGAAGCTTCAGCAGAATAAAAGTCGGAGATAGCAAATCGTTCTATTCCGGAAGCTTTGGCGGAGGAGCCCAAGACTATCAAACCTCTACGCTTCCTGAAAGCGTTCTGGTAGATTTGAACGGCGATGGACTGCCGGATTTGGTAAAAACAAATAATCAGGTAGAATTTAACAATGCAGGAACTTTCGTAGCCTCTACCTGGACCGGTTATTCGGATCCTTCCTTGAGCAAAACCTCTTCGAAAACTACTTCGCTGTCCGTTTCAGCAGGAGAAAATTTTAACGGTAAAGGCTCATCCAACCTGGATCTTGCCATTGGTTACAGCGGATCGCAGGGTGTTACCCATACCGAAAAAGACTTTGTTGATTTTAACGGCGACGGACTACCCGATTATATCAGCGGCGGTCAGATCCTTTTTAATACGGGTACAGCACACTCCGGAGGCGGATCGGCATCTCTGCCACGCAGGTCGGAATCTACTACCTATGCACACGGGTTTAACGTAAACCTTTCGATTTTAATACCAATTTCCCTTACTCCCCTGCCGTTTATCGTTAAAGTAGGCGGCGGTGGCGGAAAAAGCTGGGGCACCAACTACAACGAAGACAATGTAAGCCTCCGCGATTTTGACGGCGACGGCTATGTGGACATCGTGGAATCGGCATCGGAAACGGAGGTAAAAGTCCAATTTTCGAAAATCGGGCGTACCAACATGCTTAAAAAGGTAACAAATCCTACGGGATCGACCATAACAATGGATTATGCGACCAACAACATAATTACGGGCGAAGGCTTCGGACCTACCTACAAAATGCCGTTTAAAAAATGGGTACTGAGCAAGGTAACGGTCAACGACGGTTTCAGAGGGGATGGTGCCGACGAGCAGAAATTCGCCTTTGAATACCAAAACGGTTTGAAAGACCGCCGCGAACGCAAGTTCTTAGGCTTCGGTGAGGTGAAAACACACCAGCTGAAAGAGAATGCCAACCCGGTAATTTACCGCACCGTGGTACAAAAGTACCTGCTGGACGAGATGCCGTCTTACGAAATCTACCTGCACGGCGACCATTCTGACAGCCGCAAGTACCAATACATCGGAAATCTTTTAAAAGAAGAAAGTACGTATGACGGTACGCAGCGTCTTTTGAACAAAACAGAATACGATTACGCTATTTATTCTGTCGGTGCAACAAACCCAACAAGTGAATTTCAGACAGAGTATCCGATAAACCCTTTCAGTTATACGGATACCAGCCGTATCCTGCCATTGGTAAAAAGCACTACCAGTACCGTACGTCATTACAACGGAACCGGTGCTTCTCCTTTCAAGGACGACATTCTGGTACAGGTGTTCAAGGAATACGACAAATACGGCAACCTGACACGTTATTTTGACCCGTTAGACGGAAACAATGTAATAATTGGTTACCACCAACGCAATACGGCCTCCCAGTATCTGGTAAATGTACCGTCATCACACAATGTGAACAACGGACAAAGGTACAGTACCACCGTTATGGATACACCGGGAAACATTACCGCCATTAACCGGTTTAAAAACGGGCCTACCGGCAGTGATGTGGCAACCACCAATATGGAATACAATACGTTGGGGCAGCTGACCAAAGTGATACAGTCTAAACCAAAGATGAGCTCAAACAACAGCGAACGTATGTTCTATGAATACACGTATGATGACAGCACGTTTAAACTATTTGTGACCAAAGTTACCGATGCTTACGGATTTACAAGCAGTACCACCTATGATCATTTCGGGATGCCGTTAAAGCAAACCGACCTGAACGGTACGGAATTCGAATACACGTACGACCCGTTGCGCCGCGTTACACAGTTTAAAGGGCCGTACAATGATGAATGGACGATTAAAAACGAGTATAAAAAAGACACGGCAACCGGTTTGCGTTACGCCGTAACAAAACACAATATCACCGACGAAACAGTTGCAGGGGCAACACAGCAGGTGCTGCATACCTCGTCGTTTGCCGACGGTCTGGGACGCATCATCCAGACCAAAAAACAGCTGGCACCTGAAGACGACCCTAACTGTACCACACCGGGCAGCGGCTACCGTTTTGCTACATCGGGCTTGCAGGTATATGACGCGTTCGGGCGTGTGGTGAAAAGCTTCCTTGGGCAGGAAGAACTGGACTGTACCGGAAACTTTGTAAACGTATTGCAGGCATATACCCCGCTGACGCATGTTAAGGCGGAACAAACGGATATTGCTTACGACGTGCGCGACCGCGTACTGCAAAACCACGTGTACGGATTAAATGCCACCACCAAATACCAATACGGTTTTGACGACGACGGACTGGGAAACAGCCGTTCCTACGAACGGGTAACCCTTCCTGAAGGAAACCTGTCGGCTACCTACAAAGACGAAAAAGGGCGTGTACGCACTACCAAACAGACAGGCAGCAGCATGCAGCTGCTTACCCAGTACCGGTACGATATGCTGGGCCAGTTAGAGAAAGTAACCGATGCCGACGGTAAGGAAACCTTATACGAATACGACAACTTCGGTCAGAAAACAAAAACAACCCATCCTGACAACGGTATCACAGAGTTTACCTACGATTTAACAGGCAAGCTTACCGCGAGTGCCAACCAAAACCTTGTGACACAAGGAAAAGAAATAACCTATGCCTACAATTTCAACCAGCTGGTAAACATTGCCTATCCGTCTTTTGTTGCCAACGGACAGAATTACCCGGCATACCAGGTAAATTATCTTTACGGCGGCGTGGGGGCACCTGATTTTACCGCAGGAAGAATCAAACAGGTGACCGACCTTACGGGAAGAAAAACCTTTAAATACGGGGCATTGGGCGAAGTGCTGGAAGATACCCGCCAGCTGATCGGTGCCACCGGAACCATGGAATTTACCACAGGATACCGCTACGACAGCTGGGGACGCATTATGGAAATGACCTACCCCGACGGAGAGCACCTGACCTACGGATACAACAGTGCGGGGCAGCTGAAAAGTATTTACAGTGACACGGAACAACAATCGTATTTGAGAAACGTTACCTACACCTTCTTTGAGCAGCCGGCAGAAATTACCTACGGCAACGATGTGGTAACCAAAAACGAATACGACATTACGCAGCGCGTGCGTGCCATGCAGCTGGACCGTCCGGACACCACCACCTTTATGCGCAACCTGTACACGTACGACCGCAACCAGAACATTACCAATATCATGAACAAGTTCTCGCAGCACAACGTGTTACAAATGGGCGGTACCTTTACTAAGGATTACACATACGACGGGTTTAACAGGTTAAGCCATGCCGAGGGTAATTGGGAAGGATACCAGGAAACCCATGAATATACACTGGATATGCAGTACAACAACACCCATGGTATTGTAGAAAAAAATCAAACGCATAATACGGTAAACCCTGTATTTTCGGGTGCAACCGAAAATGCCTATCAGGCTAAATATAATTATAATAATACGGCACATCCGCATGCGGTAAACAGCATTGCCTACACGGGTATTGGCGGTACGCAGAATGCAACGGCTAACTTTACCTACGATGCCAACGGAAACATGACGCGTTACCAAAGCAGTTTCGGAAGTTTTAACGACCGTAAGATGATCTGGGACCAGCAAAACCGTTTACTGGCGGTGGTTGACGATAACGCAAGGGTAAGCCATTACATTTACGACCACGCGGGCGAACGCACCTTTAAGGCGGTGGGTACCGTGGCAACGGTAAGCATTGGCGGACAGGATATTTACAGCGTGCTTGATTTTGACCAATACACCCTGTACCCTTCGGGATATATGGTGGTAGATCCCGGTAAAGGAGAGTATTCTAAACACTATTACATTAACGGCAAGCGTTTTGCAAGCCGTTTAGAAAGCGGCACCAGCCAGTTTGGTGCTGCGGCAAAAAGTGCGTACGCAACCACTGCAAACGAAAATACGGCAACGGAAAATGCCGGATTGGATCTTGGTGCCATGGTGGGTGCACAAAACACCACGTACAGCATTGAAACACCGGGCAACGACCCTGACGACTGCCAGCAGCAGCTGGATGATATTATTGCACAATATCAAAATACAGCCAACTACCCACCGGGTACGGTAACACATTGTATTACTGCAATACAGGGCATTATTAACAGCCATAGCGGCGATCCGTGCGAGGCATTGGTGTTGGTTAACCAATACGTGTGTACGCCGGTAGATCCGAACGATCCGGGCAATGTACCCGACGATCCGAACAACCCCGTACTGACACCGGGTGAAATGGAAGCAGCCGACTGTTTAACCGACCTAAACATCCTTATTGCCCATTTTGCCGCACAAATACAAAACGGCGAAGGCTCGGAATTCTTTGAATGGTACCAGTGCATAGATGCCTGTATTGACCGCAATGAAATAAGGGATACGCAGGGATGCTGGGAAGCGTTTACCATAACAGGCCAATGGCCCGAAGGTTGTAACGCATTCTATCGCGATTGTGATTGCGGCGACCAGCCGGTGATTTCAGAACTGCTGAAATGCCCTGCACTGGCAATGATCTACATTGACACCCATTTGGCGGCAGACCTAAGCAACGCCTGTGCCGTGTTAAATTATGTGAAGGAAAACTTTAATTGCGTACCTTTACCTGAGGAGCCTGAACCGGATCCTGTAACACCGGGCGATGAAGATGATGATTGGAAAGACGAAGGCGGTAATGAAGACGAACCGGAAGAAGATTACGACGAATACCAGCGCAAACCGATCTGGTGGTACCACACAGACCATTTAGGAAGTTCAACCTATTTAACGGATAATTTCGGTAGACCAAGCCATTATTATGAAACCTTACCGTTTGGTGAGATGATGGTAGAACATAACCAAAGTAAATATTATAAAGTACCGTATCCGACAACCAATACAGGAAGTTATGACAATAAATGGAAGTTTAACGGTAAAGAGTTGGATGACGCTACGGGTATGTATTATTACGGCGCACGTTATTACGACCCAAGAATTAGTATATTTGTAAGTGTAGATCCGCTGGCGGAACAGACCATGACGCCTTATCAGTATGTACATAATAATCCTGTGAATTTGATTGATCCTACGGGGATGAGTGCGGAGGGACCTGGAGATGGTAATAAAGAACGTCCTAATTGGGCTTCAAGGACTTGGAGTACAATTAAATCTTGGTTTAGGGGAGGTTCAGAATATCAAAATATCCCCCAAACGAAGCCTTCATATACAGTTTTGGTAGGTCCGGCGGAAGAATATGAAAGAGAACTAGAATCAGGAGACACGTGGTATGCGAATGGAGTAACAAGTACAGTGGTAAATTCTACTACGGTAGTAAATCAACCTAATGTAGGAGATCCTTATTACTCGTTCATATACCCTAGCGATATGGGCTCTTGGGGACAAGCAGGTTCAGATGGTAAAATTTGGATTGGTTGCATGTCTTGTCATGGAGATAATGGAGCATATAGGGAAGCTGCTTATAATTCACAAGAAGCTCTTGCAGGTCATATAGCTGCTTTTGTATTAAATTCTGTTATTTTTGGCGGTAATATTAGTGCTGCTAAAACGAGTGAGACGCAGTTAAGAAGTACTGTTGGAGCTGCTAGATCTGGATTCTCCAAACTTCCAAAAGGTTTCAAGGAGACTAAAGAATTTGGATATCAACATGGTCAGAAAGTGTATCAATATAAGAATAAATTTTATTCTCGAGATATTGATTCTCACAATGGAGGTGCATGGAAGGTATTCGAGAATAATGGAGGTAGGTTAAATCGTATAGGAACAGCTGATGAATTTCTTAACATTTTCAGACAATAA
- a CDS encoding RHS repeat domain-containing protein, producing MTRCCAHFAAQIQNGEGSAFFEWYQCIDACIDRNEIRDTQGCWEAFTITGQWPEGCNAFYRDCDCGDQPVISELLKCPVLAMIYIDTHLAADLSNACAVLNYVEANFNCLPLPEEPEPDPVTPGDTNDDWVDDGGNTDDPEEDYDEDQRKPIWWYHTDHLGSSTYLTDNFGRPSHYYETLPFGEMMVEHNQSKYYKVPYPTTNTGSYDNKWKFNGKELDDATQMYYYGARYYDPRISIFVSVDPLAEETMMPYQYVHNNPIMFTDPTGMEADAIDGPGDEFKTYEEAIKDFGMEYNGFSIARDIEVSTLFYTYTGENDETFFSYIRPHVGANGGMGKSLTNEHLQTFAKGKGHKNATFFSDGHTHGSGFKSVPMEEFKRDSYPANEFSLGDIQFYTNHPGNKNSWGRRINGAMISPTGEAFMFNEADHPEINHKLIDMTTSKSDVMARYALDKINGLSNPIFGGLPSDKIFQYSRSGNNSNYDDPKVLPVGFNKDVHIRRKGY from the coding sequence GTGACAAGATGTTGTGCCCATTTTGCCGCACAGATACAAAACGGCGAAGGCTCGGCGTTCTTTGAATGGTACCAGTGCATAGATGCCTGTATTGACCGCAATGAAATAAGGGATACGCAGGGATGCTGGGAAGCGTTTACCATAACAGGCCAGTGGCCCGAAGGTTGTAACGCATTCTATCGCGATTGTGATTGCGGCGACCAGCCGGTGATTTCAGAACTGCTGAAATGCCCTGTATTGGCAATGATTTACATTGACACCCATTTGGCGGCCGATTTAAGCAATGCCTGTGCCGTGTTAAATTATGTGGAGGCTAACTTTAATTGTTTACCTTTACCTGAGGAACCTGAACCGGATCCTGTAACACCGGGCGATACAAACGACGACTGGGTTGATGACGGCGGTAATACGGACGATCCTGAAGAAGATTACGACGAAGACCAGCGCAAACCGATCTGGTGGTACCATACAGACCATTTAGGAAGCAGCACGTATTTAACGGATAATTTCGGTAGACCAAGCCATTATTACGAAACCTTACCGTTTGGGGAAATGATGGTGGAGCACAACCAGAGCAAGTATTATAAAGTACCGTACCCAACCACAAACACAGGCAGTTACGATAATAAGTGGAAGTTCAACGGAAAAGAACTGGATGATGCTACCCAAATGTACTATTACGGGGCAAGGTATTACGATCCACGGATAAGTATTTTTGTAAGTGTGGATCCGCTGGCGGAAGAAACCATGATGCCTTATCAATATGTTCATAACAACCCGATTATGTTTACGGATCCTACTGGTATGGAAGCTGATGCAATCGATGGACCTGGTGATGAATTTAAAACCTATGAAGAGGCTATTAAGGACTTTGGAATGGAATATAATGGTTTTTCAATTGCAAGAGATATTGAAGTTTCTACTCTATTTTATACTTATACAGGAGAAAATGATGAAACATTTTTTAGTTATATAAGACCTCATGTTGGAGCAAATGGAGGGATGGGAAAGAGCCTTACGAACGAACATCTTCAGACTTTTGCAAAAGGAAAAGGACATAAAAATGCTACCTTTTTTAGTGATGGACATACTCATGGTAGTGGTTTTAAGAGTGTTCCTATGGAAGAATTTAAAAGGGATTCTTATCCAGCAAATGAGTTTTCTCTTGGAGATATTCAATTTTACACTAATCATCCTGGTAATAAAAATTCATGGGGTAGGAGAATTAATGGCGCAATGATATCTCCAACAGGAGAAGCTTTTATGTTTAACGAAGCTGATCATCCAGAAATTAACCACAAGTTAATAGATATGACAACAAGTAAAAGTGATGTTATGGCACGATATGCTTTAGACAAAATAAATGGTTTATCTAATCCCATATTTGGAGGACTCCCCTCTGACAAGATATTTCAATATAGTAGATCTGGAAATAATTCAAATTATGATGATCCTAAAGTATTACCAGTTGGTTTTAATAAAGATGTACATATAAGAAGAAAAGGATATTAG
- a CDS encoding IS1 family transposase, with translation MNANQTLCYKVSDGMLCRFCKSANTVKNGTTKNKKQQYLCKQCGKRFIEHYTYRAYRPYINKQIVTLTKEGLGIRSIARVLAVSATTILKRIIAIARTVAKPAISKGKTYEVDEINTFIKRKSKKIWIAYALERASKTVVNFRIGARTNKTLNYVLKTLTHSNAKQIYTDGLKNYKYLIDQKIHRVTRYGTNHIERNNLTLRTHLKRLNRKTICFSRSLVVLAAVLKIYFWG, from the coding sequence ATGAATGCCAACCAAACCTTGTGTTACAAAGTTAGTGATGGGATGTTGTGCCGCTTTTGCAAAAGTGCCAATACCGTTAAAAATGGTACAACCAAAAACAAAAAGCAGCAGTATTTGTGTAAACAATGCGGTAAAAGATTCATAGAACATTATACCTACCGTGCATACCGCCCGTATATCAATAAACAAATTGTAACGCTTACCAAAGAAGGACTTGGCATACGCAGTATTGCAAGGGTACTGGCGGTTTCTGCCACAACAATACTTAAACGTATTATTGCCATTGCACGTACTGTTGCAAAACCGGCTATAAGCAAAGGAAAAACATACGAAGTTGACGAAATAAACACCTTTATAAAAAGAAAAAGCAAAAAAATATGGATTGCATATGCGTTGGAACGCGCAAGTAAAACCGTGGTAAACTTCCGCATAGGAGCACGAACCAACAAAACATTGAACTATGTGCTAAAAACCCTAACGCATAGCAATGCAAAACAGATTTATACTGATGGATTAAAAAATTACAAATACCTAATAGATCAGAAAATTCATCGTGTTACACGCTACGGCACAAACCATATAGAAAGAAACAACCTGACCTTGCGTACCCATCTAAAACGACTAAACCGCAAAACAATTTGCTTTTCTCGAAGTCTGGTTGTTTTAGCTGCGGTACTTAAAATTTACTTTTGGGGGTAA
- a CDS encoding RNA recognition motif domain-containing protein, translated as MNIFVGNLNFQTTEDQLKEVFTSFGEVASVKIVTDKFSGRSRGFAFIEMPNATQAEKAIQELQDYALNNRNMVVSEANQRDDSKRYTK; from the coding sequence ATGAACATTTTTGTAGGCAATTTGAATTTCCAAACCACAGAAGACCAACTAAAAGAAGTATTTACCTCATTTGGGGAAGTAGCATCCGTTAAGATCGTAACCGATAAATTTTCGGGGCGTTCCAGAGGTTTTGCCTTTATAGAAATGCCTAACGCGACACAAGCCGAAAAAGCCATTCAGGAACTCCAAGACTACGCTTTAAACAACCGGAACATGGTAGTTAGCGAAGCAAATCAACGTGATGACAGCAAGCGTTACACTAAATAA